The nucleotide window TGAACAGCCATGCCCAGCAGCCCTCACCATGTCAGGGAAGAATGGCCTCGCAAAGAGTTTTGTGGTCTGCTGGTTGGAGGGGACGTTGGTCAGCAGCTCCAGGCAGAAGAGCTGTGGGATGGTAATGATGTCCTTCTCCACCAGGCCCAGTTCCTTCTTTAGGAGGGTGCGGTTCAGGCTAATGCATTTCTGcagcacagggaaggcagggaaaACAGCAGGAACGTAAGCATCATCAGGAAGGATCTCTGCTTGATGCCACACAGATCCAGAGGAGGCCTTAGAGCAGCTTCTATCTGGCTCAAATCCTGTGAGCCAGGAACCCTGTCGGCCACCCGAGCCTTTCCCTAACACGTAGTATAGCATAAAGTGAATTGAGAATTCAGAAAAGGCCAGGGTCCCTCAACTCATCTTTGCTGGGTGGCCACTAGTGTCAAAGCCTCCTGCAGGTGAGCAGGGTTGGGAGCACGGGAGCACAGGGGGAGTTGTGGGACGCATACAGAACTCTTCAGGTCCTTCCCTCAGATCTAAGCAGCCACTCCTGCCTACTCAACACACCCTCCCCTTGGGCACATCCCTGCTGATGCCAACACCCTTGGTATCCAACTTCAGCTTGAAATAAGATCAAGCCACCTGTCCTAGGTCCATCTGGTACCCACCCTGCGAGGACAGTTGGTCCTCACTGGTTCTCCAGAAGCCACAGCACCAGTGCACCGTGGCATAGTATGTTCTTGGTCTGAGTAGTAAGGACCTAGTGAACAGAGCACCCCACTGCACCCCCGAAGTCTATATCTGGACCTGCAGTTGCCTGTACCCCCCCAGGAGCATCATGGCCTCCCCTCAAGCCCTGCAGTGCCAGCACCTTGAGGACAATCCTGCACCCCAGGCTTTTACCTCTACATATTCGTTCTGCTTTCGCAAGTTCTGATCAGCCAGGATTTGGGAGATGGTTTTGGCCTCCCTCCCTGTGGAAAGAAAGACCGGGCAGGGACAGATTAATGCCCAGCATGACCCAGCCCGTGGGGCATCCTCAGCCTCAGGTACTACACCTGGGTCTAGTATCTTACATCTGATGCCAACTAAGATACACAGCACCAGAAAACTCAGGCAGGATTTACTGCCACTAGTTCGAGGGGAAGCAAGCTCAGAGTGTGTTAGTGTGGAGTCATCAGCCCCGCCTCAACTCAGGGCACCTCAACCCTCTGTGTGCTCACTCCCCCCACACACGTGTATACCAGGAGGCCCGAACTCCATTCCCTCAGGTTCCAGCCCAGAGGTGACACATGACCTCTCACCCTGTGACAAGGTGTCCCTGGACCCTACCACAGAACGTTACTCAGGAGAGGGGTAGTACCCCGAGTCTCTAATTCAGGCCGAGAAAATGTCCTGATGCCCCCACCTCTTTATTGGAGAAGTCAGTCCCTTTGCGTTCCCCTCACACattgaggtcagaagatggcCTGGGGCACACCTTTGTCGGTTCCCTTAAGGGAGAGCTGGAAGTGTCAATGCCACCAAGCCCTGTGGCCCCTCATGGAGGTCATATAGCATCAATTTGGGTGAATGGAGTCACTTTACTGTGGCCCAGAATCTCGGGTCTGCCTGGATAGTAGAGTGCCCCCTCCTGGTGTGGTATGTTCCAACAATGGCCATCCCACCATCTCTTAGGATTTCCTGTGCCCTCTCCACCAAGAATGACAAAGACCCTAggtcagtggtcctcaaccttcctaatgctgcgatcctttaatacagctcgTGTcctggtgaccccaaccacaaattattttgctattttataactgtcattttgctactattaggaatcataatgtaaatcagATATCTTGCATGTCAGAGGACTCCTGGGAAGGGTCAtttaacccacaggttgaggactaCTCTGAAAGGTACTAGGGTGGCCAGGTGGCGGTGGCTcatgctttcaatcccagcactcaggaggcagagacaggtggatgcgagtttgaggctagcctggtctacagatttgaagttccaggactgtcggggtatacagagaaaccttgccgcAAAAAAAAAGTTCCTAGGTGAAGAGAAGTCACTTTACCATTAGAGAGGAGCTgctctgttctgacttcctcaaATAGGGTCAAGTCCCCAaagccttcctccttcttctgttcAAAGAGCTCATAGCAGGCACTGGGGCTGGCCAGCAGGAGACGGAAACCCTGGGAAGGGAGATGAGGGTCACCCACTGTGGGGGTCCCTCGGCTCAGCAGATGTACCCCTCTCCGGCCCCCAACACAAACCTTCCCGTCACCACTTTTATCCTTCACAGGGACAAAGCACATGAACTCATCCACGTGGCCTGTCATTAGCCAGTCTGAGAAGAGCTCCACGGGGGCCTGCACCTGCTGGGCACACACAAAGTCTCGCAGGGTCTTGCTCATGTTCCGGCCCTCGGGGCTGGAGGATAGAAACAGTGTTTGAGATGGTGCGGCTCAGGGCAGCTGCCCACCATCCACTGAGAATCAGGCCACCTCCGGGCTATGGACTGCTTTTGCCACTGGGTAGGTAGGgcggctttaaaaaaaaattccttactCTGGGCCAATAAACTGGTTCAGAAGATAAAAGCACTTCTTGTCAAGCCTGGGGACCTGGATTGACTCCCTAGGACCCACACAGAGAACTGACTACCTACAGGTTGTCCTGAGTGGAACGTGTGTACATGGTTCTCAAACACACAATTTAGGGAGGGGTGTGTGCTTGTGGTAGCCCTTACTGTGACCTAGCTCAAGTCCAAATCCTAACTGAGCCCTAGACTACATGATCTCCTGGTTTTAGGGTTAATACCACCAGCCCAAACCCATGTTTGTAAAAGACATGTCTAAGTCacggggtggtggtgcatgcctttaatcccagcacttggaaagcaaagacagatggatctgagtttgaggccagcctggtctacaaagagagttccatgACAGGATGGTTACAGAgaaacaaccctgtctcaaaaaaaaaaaaaaagaaaaagaaaaagaaagaaagaagaaaaagtcatGTGTTTGGGGTCAGTAGCCGAGTTGGATTTAAAGCCAGGAAAATCAAAGACATTTTTGGGTAGTTTTTACTCTGAAACAgcactcaggctggcctcaaatccataAAGACATGAATCAAGGAAAAATCTGAACCTAGGACCTcctgcttgctatgcaagcaccCCAAACTGCCACGTCTCTAGCCCCGCCCCCAAACTTGATTTTTCTAACCCCAATCTTACCACAAACCAAAGGCTCAAGTACCCTGAAGTCTCAAAAAGAATGCAGAGCGGGCCTGCTGAGGGGGGACTAAGAATTACTGGGACCAGGGTGATGGCCTTTTCCCCTTAAGACAGCTGGTCACCTGCCAGCTGGCCTCCCAGCTCACCTGGGGTAAAAGCTGCCACCAATGAGGACCCTGCCTAGCGGGTAGTCTTTGCCTTGAGCCTTGACCGGTGGGGACACCATCAGGTTCCCGATAGAATCCAGGCTGCCCACTCCATGGTCCTCGGTTTGGTGCATCAGATAGCCAATACCAGGGCTCTAGGAGGGGGGCCGGTAGGGAAAGGAGAGTTATACAGGAAGCACTGGATGTAGGTCCCGTCTCCTGTCAGATCTATGCACATCTTTCCCCCAGAGGCCTCCTggaaccccaccccccacaccccaTCCCAGCTCAGCACTAGACCCTGAGGAGTTCACTAGAATGGAACATAACCCAGCACCCTCACCAGTGAGTATTTCATGGGGAATTCGTCCAGCTTGGAAACCCGAGGGGTGTCAAGAACCAAGGACACTGTCTTGTGGGGAGCCTGAGTGTAGCAGAAAGCCATCTCATCCTGGACAAGACAAAGATGAAGATGAACTTTCTTcagctgcttcctcttctgctaCCCTATTCTCTGGGGGCAGCCAGAGGGAAACTTCCTGGTCAGCTCCTGCTCAGCTCTCAGAACCTTCCCGGAGGCTTCACCACCCAACACATTTCACCTTCCAGCTTGAGACCGAGAACCTCCAATCCCATCCCAGTGACAGGTCTTGTCAAGTTCTACTTACAAATCAATTGTTTCTGGCACCTGCAGGCATTCGCCATGATCTGACTTGCCCTATGCCCTTCTAGTCAGACACCCCGCCAACAGGGTTTCCTGCATCTCAGCCAAGCGACTCGTTTTTTGGTGTGTGCGTTGATGGGGGAGAGGTGTCTTTTGGGACAGCATCTCATGTCACCTTTAAAGTTCTATGTGGCAGAgaactggctttgaattcctgatcctccctGCCttgtctccaagtgctgggattagaggtatgcaaCCACCTCACACCCCAGTTtacaggatgctgggaactgaatttggacTCTCCTCTGAGCTACAATCCCtagcctcctctctccttttcccgagacagggtttctctgtacaacagccctagctgccctggaattcactttgtagaccaggctggcctcgaactcagatccgcctgcctctgcctcccaagtgctgggattgaaggagtgtgccaccaccacccagcctgcaCTGACCTTTCAATTCGGCTGTACCTTTAAAGTGTCACCCCTGCCTTGCTTTGAGTTTGCTTCTTTACTTTGCTGGAAGGGTCTCTTATTCCATGGTGCAACCCTTCCCTGCCCCTGATCACGCCTCATTCCCCCAAGTACATCTCACATTGTGACCTCCATGTTAATGGCACGGCCACCCGAAGAGCTGGTGCCCTGCACCCCCATCACAGCCACAACAGCACCTGGCTTATAACCCACCTGAAGGTTTCCTCAGCTACCTAAGTGACCGGCTTAAGGCTGTCCTGTctgttcccttctctttttctcagcaCTTAGAGCTTGGGCCTGGCTGGAgggtactttttttttggtttttcaagacagggtttctctgtagctttggtgcctgtcccggaactagctcttgtagaccaggctggcctcgaactcacagagatctgcttgcctctgcttcccgagtgctgggattaaaggcgtgcaccaccaccgcccagcccgaGGGTACCCGTTCTTAATTCATCTCTAGCCCCTGGTGGCACGCCAGCCTCTGGTAAGTGTGCAGATGTGCTTGGGGCAAGATTTTCCAGAACCAAAGCTGAGCGAGCTCTGGTCCTGCTGTTAGGCCAGGCACAAGGCCGGACTCGCAGCCCAGCTCCAACCCTTGCAACCAAGGTCTCAAATTGATCTTGAAACAAGCTTAGCATCTGAAGAGGGGGCTGAACTCTAGGCCTATCCTTGACGAGCTGCAGTGGTTTGCTGTCTGACGGTTAAGGTCATCTTGTGGCATGTGCCAagcctccctgcccctcctccataGCTAGGGCACCCCAGGTGGGGTCAAGTTACCTGGAGCCACCTGCCCTGGCGGTTGGGGTCCTCGTAGACAGATGCCACCTGCACGCTGCTCTTCTCACTCAGCCTGGTCACTGTATCCACAAAGCCCTGTATCTGCATCTCCCTGCCACAAGAGAGAAGCCCACTAGGATTTCCTCAAGGTCCTTGAAACCATCATACTCCCTGTCCCAGGGGGAAGGCAAGGGAGAGGGCCACATTCTGCCCTCAAGGTGAATGGAGCAACTGTCCCTGTCCCTACTTCAGCATAGCTTGGACTTTTTCTGCCTAGACCATGCTGGCCACTGGTGATATTCCAACCCTGTTCACACTGTTCACACCTTTGGATCCCCTCTGCACGCACACACTTTATTTCCCTTGTGTGGGCTCCTCTGCTCAAACCACTGGACGACTGTAGCTCCAACAGGGCTGCCAGAAACGATGGATGACCAATGACATCATTGATTTGTGGGGCATAGGGATATGGGGACATCTAGACGCCTGGGTTGATTTTCTGAGATGGGGCGCCATGACTACAGtgttctggagcttgctctgtagactagactggcctgcCTCTGACACCCGAGTGTTGGGGTTCTAGGTCTGCATCCCACCACACTTGGAAAAActtgtttttttaagtatttatttatgtatgcagtgttctgctaacatgtatccctgcaggccagaagagggcaccagatctcattacaaatgtttgtgagccatcatgtggttgctgggaactgaactcaggacctctagaagagcagccagtgctcttaacctctgagccatctctccagcccaaaaacTTGGGGTTTTAGTGTTTTCATTCAAGGCATGAATACTTGTGGATCCACAGTGGACATTCTTTCCTTGGGCATCGAGTGACATTTGAAGGTGATGTCAAGACATCCAATTTAACAACTGGACCCTCAAGAGCTGGCTGTACCAGGAAGTCACAATTGGGAAGTGTCCTAGTTGGGATTCTAGTCCAGCGTTGGGGGTGGAGAGGATGCTAGTGACACACCCTCCCCAGGTGGCCTCTTACCTGCACAGGTAAATCTCAAGCggcatctgggtgctgggagtgaAGATGTAAGGAGCCACCCGGAACACTACTGTATCTTTGTATAGTGGGATATCTGGGATTAACTGCAACATAATGACAGGTCTCCATGGCAACCCGGCTCCATCTGCCCCTTCTATCCCTGGGTCCGCAGCTGTTCATCTTTCCACCCATCCCTGGAGCCCACTGCCTTGCACAGCTTTCTGTAACATCCGCCAGCTGTGCCGAGAGCCACATTCCTGGGTGTCCTGCCTAGCACTGTGGCTCTCTTCCTCCGAGCCCAAGGGATCCTTGCTGACCTGGCGGCATACCTGGTCATGAGACAGTTCCACTAAAGACACGGAGAAGGAAATCAGGCCTGTAAAGCTGGTGGATGGGAACTCCAGGGCTTCTATGTAGAAGGTCTCTTTCCCTCCGTTCTCAAAGGGAGCCAGGACATGGACAGGCCTGTTGGGTCCTATTACCAGCTTATAGGTGTCTTctaggagagaaaaggggacGAGTGGCTATGAGAGATGTCTAGTTGCTATCGCCAGTCCAGGTGGGCAAGCGTAACATCAAAGCTGAGGGCTCCGGGACCGTCAGGACTGTCATGAGTCACTTCATGCACCATCATCATACTGTATGCGTTCGCATGGGTACGGGCATGCATGTGGAGCCAGAGGTTGACAGAGGTGTCCTCAATAACTGTTTCTGAGGCAAAGTCTCCTTCAGTGAACCAGAAGCTTACTAATTCAACAAGAGTGGCTGGCCAGAAAGGCCCAAGGATTCCGCCGTCTACCTCCCGCAGCTGTGGGGTTTCAGGGGCAAGCCACGCCTCACCTAGGTTTACATGTGTGCTGACAACTGAACTCAGGCAATTCCTGATTACAAAGGTTTTACCAACCCAAGTTACCACCCCAGCCTCTGCACCAATGTTTTTTGAAGGCCTCCACAGACACGCTAGGAGTCAGAACTGCGCTAGAGAACCCATTCTCGGGTGTCCAACTTGAACCACGTAGGTAGTTgcatccttgaactcacaaatccGACGTTTGGGAAGAACTGTAGGAGTCCCTAAAGGTGAGGCACTCAGTATGCAAAGACGGGCTTGGCAACCCCACAGGCATATTGGCAAGCCACATGACgaacagatagatggatgatttCTGGAGAGACCTAGAGTTTTGGtgccctgcccccaccaccaAACCTAGTTCAGTTTTAGAATAACTAGAAGAGACCCTGAAGGTAGATGGCCACATATCAGGCTGTCTTTATAATAGTAGCTAGACTCCAATTGTCATTCCCATTGGAAACTGTCCATCAGCTGAGCTAACGAGCTTCTCCCTGGTGTCACTGACTACCAGATTCTTCTCACCGCTCCTAGAGCTGTTAATCCAGGCCAGTTATGGGAAGTTAAAACTAGCACccttccccaaccccacccctccACTTGGTCCCTTTCCCCAGGCTTTCAATCAATCTGCACAGCAAGCAGCACACACTACTTGTCTCCTGGGGAGTGAGCAGGGGATTGGGTGCTATCCCCACATGGATGTACCATGACGACTGCCACTCTGGCTTCTGAGCCACTGGATCCTAGAGACTTTCTATAGAGAGGGTCTGGGGTTAAGAAGTTGGTTCCAGActagagatgcctcagtggttaagagcactagccagctccttccagaagccacagcttcccagcacccatgtggcaggctcacaaccatctaactccagtttcaaagaaTCTCACAGTCTCGTGGACCTCTGCGGTCACCAGGCACACAGTGCATTCCTCGTCTACCATGGGATGGCTAACTCACGGTAGACAGGACGGGACAGAATGGCTAACCCACGGTAGACAGGACGGGATGGCTAACCCACGGTAGAATGTGTAAATTATCTGGTAAAGATAGCAGCCAGACAGCCCCTGTAACATAGATCTGGCCTGTGACTTGCAACTCTAGATTCTGGGCACCCTCTTAGAGGCGGTATAGGGCCACCAGTTGACCAGCATGCCAAGGTGGAGTAGGGTTGGGACTTACTCTGGTGCAGGTAGACTCTTGCCTTGCTTGCCTCTTCCTTGGAGGTATGGAGGATCAGCCAGTAGTCCTTAAGGACAGAGGCAGGACCCTCCACAGACAGGGTCATCTGAGACAGGTTCTGTATTTCTGGGCAAAAGGATGAACACAGGCTCAGACCAGGCTCCGGGGATAAGAAAGTAAGCAGCAGAGATAGGGGTAGAAATTGCATCGGGTCTTGTTTAGTAGTCCAGCATGGCTGAACTCtgtgattcccctgcctcagtctcccaggtgctgggatgacaggtgagCTCTCATGTCTGACTTTAAGGCTTATCCAAGATCCTCTGGCCCCTGGGATGCTCTTGGGTCCCCAGCCTGAAGGCTCCTACTCACTGGAGAGAGGTTCCCACATCCCTTTTATGGGATCAAGGATTCTTACCACCTTGTGAAGTCAATTTCTCATCTCTACCCCCCAGATGGCAAAATGAGGCTCGTTCACAGCCAGGAAATAATGAGTTGGTGTTTGATTTCAgcctcctcagggctggagagatggctcagggcttaagtgctcaggctgctcttccagaggtccagagttcaattcccagcaaccacaatggtagctcacaaccatctgtaatgagatctggtgccctcttcgaaTGTTCATACagacatgtaggcagaacactgtatacctaataatcttatttaaaaaaatgatctcTTCATAGGACAAAGGAtatggctcagctgctaagagtgtttgccatgcacaaagccctgggggGTCCAGTCCTTAGCACTACATATAAACGGTGTGGTGAAGCACACATTCCCTCGGGAGGTAGACACACAATAACTAAAGTTCACGGCTATACAAAGGCTTTCTCAAAACACATgcaaaagagctggagagatggctcagcggttaagagccctggctgttcttccagaggatccgagctcaattcccaggaaccacattgtggctcacaaccatctgtaatggtatctggtgccctcttctgactgttcaggcagaacagtgtatacataaacataataaatcttaaaaaaaaaaaaaaacacctacagaagagctgaagagatggcacagtg belongs to Microtus pennsylvanicus isolate mMicPen1 chromosome 13, mMicPen1.hap1, whole genome shotgun sequence and includes:
- the Padi6 gene encoding inactive protein-arginine deiminase type-6 isoform X1, with protein sequence MSFQSTVSLSLDSPTRVICVLGTELTLDISGCAPENCESFTIRGSPRILIHISSSVITGKGEAMVWRPMARPMEALVRMVSPSPAVDEDKVLVSYYCPDKESPTATAVLYLTGIEISLEADIYRDGQLDMPSDKQAKKRWVWGQNGWGAILLVNLNSGNTGEPDDQSSDQEVSKEIQNLSQMTLSVEGPASVLKDYWLILHTSKEEASKARVYLSQSGSHTYKLVIGPNRPVHVLAPFENGGKETFYIEALEFPSTSFTGLISFSVSLVELSHDQLIPDIPLYKDTVVFRVAPYIFTPSTQMPLEIYLCREMQIQGFVDTVTRLSEKSSVQVASVYEDPNRQGRWLQDEMAFCYTQAPHKTVSLVLDTPRVSKLDEFPMKYSLSPGIGYLMHQTEDHGVGSLDSIGNLMVSPPVKAQGKDYPLGRVLIGGSFYPSPEGRNMSKTLRDFVCAQQVQAPVELFSDWLMTGHVDEFMCFVPVKDKSGDGKGFRLLLASPSACYELFEQKKEEGFGDLTLFEEVRTEQLLSNGREAKTISQILADQNLRKQNEYVEKCISLNRTLLKKELGLVEKDIITIPQLFCLELLTNVPSNQQTTKLFARPFFPDMLQMVVLDKNLGIPKPFGPKIMGTCCLEQRVCDLLEPLGLKCTFIEDLDCYLTNIGDDRACIIIRRVPFAFKWWKMSP
- the Padi6 gene encoding inactive protein-arginine deiminase type-6 isoform X2, which translates into the protein MSFQSTVSLSLDSPTRVICVLGTELTLDISGCAPENCESFTIRGSPRILIHISSSVITGKGEAMVWRPMARPMEALVRMVSPSPAVDEDKVLVSYYCPDKESPTATAVLYLTGIEISLEADIYRDGQLDMPSDKQAKKRWVWGQNGWGAILLVNLNSGNTGEPDDQSSDQEVSKEIQNLSQMTLSVEGPASVLKDYWLILHTSKEEASKARVYLHQKDTYKLVIGPNRPVHVLAPFENGGKETFYIEALEFPSTSFTGLISFSVSLVELSHDQLIPDIPLYKDTVVFRVAPYIFTPSTQMPLEIYLCREMQIQGFVDTVTRLSEKSSVQVASVYEDPNRQGRWLQDEMAFCYTQAPHKTVSLVLDTPRVSKLDEFPMKYSLSPGIGYLMHQTEDHGVGSLDSIGNLMVSPPVKAQGKDYPLGRVLIGGSFYPSPEGRNMSKTLRDFVCAQQVQAPVELFSDWLMTGHVDEFMCFVPVKDKSGDGKGFRLLLASPSACYELFEQKKEEGFGDLTLFEEVRTEQLLSNGREAKTISQILADQNLRKQNEYVEKCISLNRTLLKKELGLVEKDIITIPQLFCLELLTNVPSNQQTTKLFARPFFPDMLQMVVLDKNLGIPKPFGPKIMGTCCLEQRVCDLLEPLGLKCTFIEDLDCYLTNIGDDRACIIIRRVPFAFKWWKMSP